ttgaaatattgtttattttaaaatatacatttttaatacGGTTTCatctttaagaaaatataatagaagaaaaatatatttaaattactttttattttgactCATGAACAATCTATAACTTTAGTTCATTATCAATATCGAATAATGCATTTGAAATAAATctatattattaattgaatatatttttattcttaaattattttaaaaaattgtattcatttctaaattaaataatactttgttccaatattttataaaagtaatgtaaacaataaaaatttgtaatttttttagagaTTATTTTTAGCGACGATTTTAACTTCTGAAAAATACGTTTTTcgtaattaaaaaaacaactaGAAAAAGTAGCGTCGCTAAATAATTACTAGTGGTTTTATGCTAAACTGTTCCTATTTTCAGAGATTTATAAAAAACCGCCGGAACTAACTAGAGTTTTCCAAAACTATCCCTATTTTGGAGAGTTTCATTTAAACCGTCGGAAATTATTCGAGATTTTTAAAGCCGCAGGAAAATAATCCCTCATTATTATTTCTGTAGTAAAAATTATCATTTCCACGTCTATAATGTAGAGCTTTTTGTTTCTCACATGGTTTGTTTGTTGCAAATGTGTTACATTACTTCAAAATATTTAACACTAAATACCTCACAATTTAGTTCagagacaaaacatatatttttttatagtgttaattaagtttttagtttttaaactttaacgtaaaattaaaatttatttgtgtttatatattttttgttccCTAAACTTTAAAACAAGTGAATATAGTTCTTAAATTAATTaccttaaattttattaactgGTAAACGGACTGTATTTGTTGATCTTAAATTcgatatcaaaatatattaaagttttcttcagaaataaaatataatttcatgtcaaaatttaaaaactaaaaacatatttaatattttttataataatttaatatgaaaaatatatttaatttaattcttattatataattgattttttaaggAATATTCCGTACATATGTAAGGCTCGAATTATGATTTatctttagtttaatttatttagatttttatcCTAAACTGTATATTAGAAAAGATTAGGAAAAGGCCAGACACTGCAAtcagaataaattaattatatatatatacatagttGGAATTAGTTGAAACTAAGGTTTTGTAAGTTAccaatatattttgatattttgatgttGTAAGATGTGTTGAGGATTTAAGAGTTTGTGTGATTGGAGGTTGTTTGTTTGCAAGAAGTTTGAGCTTAACCCTCTCTCATCCCATGAAGCAAGTCAGAGCTAAAACGTAACTCTGAAAATGTTTTTGTAGCTCATGTCACTTCCTTTTGTTTCGAAcatcattttctcttcctctttctcacCGACCCTTCAAACTTTCAATCCATCAACACATCTGCATACATTCTGCACACACGTTCATGGAGATGTGCGTGCACCATCTGCTCATTCTGCTCCTGTCTCTCTGCAGTTCCTTAGACTGTGTGAATGCTCAGTGGAATCCATTAAGCCCTGCCACATACGAGGAGATGAACCGTAGTGACAACTTGAAGGCCTCACTCACTCTCTCCTTCTCCTGTGTCTCCATTGCCTTCTTCTTGTTCCTTTTCTTCAAAATCCGCGCGCGTTTTTTCCCCCGCCCTCCTTACATCAAGCCTCTCCCGAAAACAACCGCCGAAGCCATCCAAAGATGTCCCACCTTCGATTTCTCCGAGATGAAGGAGCTGAGCGTGGGGAATGGAGCAGAGGAGTGCGCGGTGTGCTTGGTGGAGTTCGAAGACTCCGACACCGTTAAGATGCTGCC
This sequence is a window from Vigna angularis cultivar LongXiaoDou No.4 chromosome 2, ASM1680809v1, whole genome shotgun sequence. Protein-coding genes within it:
- the LOC108327664 gene encoding RING-H2 finger protein ATL79, which encodes MEMCVHHLLILLLSLCSSLDCVNAQWNPLSPATYEEMNRSDNLKASLTLSFSCVSIAFFLFLFFKIRARFFPRPPYIKPLPKTTAEAIQRCPTFDFSEMKELSVGNGAEECAVCLVEFEDSDTVKMLPLCQHVFHQHCIDQWLPSRLTCPICRQKLISDDTEANITEFASVEREEEEEEEENGDTAEFTEVAIAAATEQHEHETEADNAVG